The Thermus antranikianii DSM 12462 DNA segment CAAAGCGGCGGCGGTACTCCTCGGGGTCGGAGTTGTCCAGGTGCATGTACTCGATGTAGCGCATGTGCAAGGGACGGTCCAGGGAGAGGCTGGCTAGGGGCACCACCTCTTCCTCGTTCATCCCCCGGATGACCACGGCGTTGAGCTTGACGGGGTGAAGCCCCAGTTCCAAGGCGGTCTCTATGGCCTGTAAAACCCGCTCCACCTTTCCCCCACGGGTGATGCGGGTGAAGACCTCGGGGGTGATGGCGTCCAAGGAGATATTCACCCGGTTCAGGCCTGCTTGCACCAGCTCCTTGGCCCTTTTGGGAAAGAGGAGGCCGTTGGTGGTGATGGCCACGTCCTCGATGCCCTCCTTGCTCCGGGCCCGCTCGATCATCTGGGGAAGCTCCTTGCGCACCAAGGGTTCCCCGCCCGTGAAGCGCACGGCGGAAAGGCCAAGAAGGGAGGCGGCCTCGAGGAAGTGGTCCACTTCCTCCACCGTGAGGGTCCCCGGGGGTTCAGCCATCTCGAAGCCTAAGGGATGGCAGTAAAGGCAGTGAAGGTTGCACCGGGGGGTGACGGAGATGCGAAGGTCTTTGATAACACGCCCGTAGTTGTCCAGTAGCTTCATGCCCTTTCCCCCTGTGGGCCACCATACTATTCCCTAAGCCAGAGGGCAAGGGATAAAAAAACAAATCCCCAGGCCTAGGCCTGGGGGCTTACGTGGAGCGGGAGACGGGACTTGAACCCGCGACCCCGACCTTGGCAAGGTCGTGCTCTACCGACTGAGCTACTCCCGCATGGAAAAAATCCCCCGCACCGACCTACTCTCCCAGGACCCTGCGGTCCCAGTACCATCGGCGCTGGCGCGTTTCACTTCCGTGTTCGGAATGGGAACGGGTGGTTCCACGC contains these protein-coding regions:
- the moaA gene encoding GTP 3',8-cyclase MoaA is translated as MKLLDNYGRVIKDLRISVTPRCNLHCLYCHPLGFEMAEPPGTLTVEEVDHFLEAASLLGLSAVRFTGGEPLVRKELPQMIERARSKEGIEDVAITTNGLLFPKRAKELVQAGLNRVNISLDAITPEVFTRITRGGKVERVLQAIETALELGLHPVKLNAVVIRGMNEEEVVPLASLSLDRPLHMRYIEYMHLDNSDPEEYRRRFVSGKEIRARIEAVFGPLEPVPHDPTSPARVFRIPGAMGTLGFINPVTEPFCSNCSRLRLTSDKKLRPCLLTDLEMDISWAFAAKEPVEALVDAILIATNRKPAFGNTLPTLRKRVMLGIGG